One Bacillus amyloliquefaciens DSM 7 = ATCC 23350 DNA window includes the following coding sequences:
- a CDS encoding argininosuccinate synthase: MAEQKKVVLAYSGGLDTSVAIKWLQEQGYDVVACCLDVGEGKDLAFVQQKALEVGAVNSYVIDAKEEFAREYALISMQAHTMYEGKYPLVSALSRPLIAKKLVEVAEKENAVAVAHGCTGKGNDQVRFEVSIKSLNPDLEVIAPVREWQWSREEEIEYAASRGIPIPINLDSPYSIDQNLWGRANECGILEDPWAAPPEGAYDLTASLENTPDVPEIIEIAFEAGVPVSIDGVSYPLADLILKLNETAGKHGIGRIDHVENRLVGIKSREVYECPGAMTLITAHKELEDLTLVKEVAHFKPAIEQKLSEIIYNGLWFSPLKDALLAFLKETQKHVTGVVRVKLFKGHAIVEGRKSEYSLYDEKLATYTKDDAFDHHAAIGFIELWGLPTKVNSIVKKKEQIEA; this comes from the coding sequence ATGGCAGAACAAAAAAAGGTTGTATTGGCATACTCAGGAGGACTTGATACTTCTGTAGCGATAAAATGGCTGCAAGAGCAGGGGTACGATGTTGTTGCCTGCTGCTTAGACGTAGGTGAAGGAAAGGATTTGGCATTCGTTCAGCAAAAAGCGCTGGAAGTAGGCGCCGTGAACTCCTATGTGATTGATGCGAAAGAAGAATTCGCCCGGGAGTACGCGCTCATTTCTATGCAGGCTCATACAATGTATGAAGGCAAGTATCCGCTCGTATCTGCATTATCCCGTCCATTAATCGCGAAAAAACTCGTCGAAGTGGCGGAAAAAGAAAACGCGGTGGCCGTAGCGCACGGCTGCACGGGAAAAGGCAACGACCAGGTTCGTTTCGAAGTATCCATCAAATCATTAAACCCTGATCTGGAGGTCATCGCTCCGGTCCGTGAGTGGCAGTGGTCACGTGAAGAAGAAATCGAATATGCCGCAAGCCGAGGCATCCCGATTCCGATCAACCTTGACAGCCCATATTCCATCGACCAGAATCTGTGGGGCCGCGCCAATGAATGCGGTATATTAGAAGACCCGTGGGCGGCGCCTCCTGAAGGGGCATATGACCTGACAGCATCTCTTGAAAACACGCCGGACGTTCCTGAAATCATCGAAATCGCATTTGAAGCCGGTGTTCCGGTTTCAATCGACGGCGTATCCTACCCGCTTGCTGATTTAATTCTCAAGCTGAACGAGACTGCAGGAAAGCACGGAATCGGCCGGATTGACCATGTCGAAAACCGCCTGGTCGGCATTAAGTCCCGGGAAGTCTATGAGTGCCCGGGCGCAATGACTTTGATTACGGCTCACAAAGAGCTTGAGGATCTGACGTTGGTGAAAGAAGTGGCTCATTTCAAACCGGCAATTGAACAAAAACTGTCTGAAATCATTTATAACGGTTTATGGTTCTCACCGTTAAAAGACGCACTGCTTGCATTCCTGAAAGAAACCCAAAAACACGTCACCGGCGTTGTGCGCGTCAAGCTGTTTAAAGGCCATGCCATTGTAGAAGGACGTAAGTCGGAATATTCTCTCTATGATGAAAAACTTGCCACATATACAAAAGACGATGCTTTTGACCATCACGCGGCAATCGGCTTTATCGAGCTCTGGGGGCTGCCGACAAAAGTAAACAGCATTGTGAAAAAGAAGGAGCAGATTGAAGCATGA
- a CDS encoding molybdenum cofactor biosynthesis protein B yields the protein MSVHEHKQEAPSAVRCKVITVSDTRTKETDKSGRVMMDFIREAGFETVAYDIVKDEKDELQKAVLSGCMDEYTDAVLLNGGTGIAERDVTIEAVTPLFSKELPGFGELFRMLSYTEDIGSAAILSRAAAGVIQNTAVFCTPGSSGAVRLAMSKLIIPELPHVLREIRKDL from the coding sequence ATGAGTGTGCATGAACATAAACAAGAAGCCCCGTCAGCGGTTCGCTGCAAGGTGATCACGGTCAGCGACACGAGAACGAAAGAAACCGATAAAAGCGGACGCGTCATGATGGATTTCATCAGGGAAGCTGGATTTGAAACGGTCGCTTATGACATTGTGAAAGATGAAAAAGATGAATTGCAGAAAGCCGTTTTATCCGGCTGTATGGATGAATATACAGATGCGGTGCTGTTAAACGGAGGGACGGGCATTGCCGAAAGGGATGTCACGATTGAAGCGGTCACGCCGCTGTTTTCAAAAGAGCTCCCGGGATTCGGCGAGCTGTTCCGCATGCTGAGCTATACAGAGGACATCGGTTCCGCCGCCATTTTGTCCAGAGCCGCGGCGGGTGTAATCCAAAATACCGCGGTCTTCTGCACACCGGGCTCCTCAGGCGCCGTCAGGCTTGCAATGAGTAAACTGATTATTCCTGAACTGCCTCATGTGCTCCGGGAAATCCGAAAAGATTTATAA
- a CDS encoding acetate kinase: protein MSKIIAINAGSSSLKFQLFEMPSEKVLTKGLVERIGIADSVFTISVNGEKNTEVTDIPDHAVAVKMLLHKLTEFGIIKDLNEIDGIGHRVVHGGEKFSDSVLLTDETISEIEEISELAPLHNPANIVGIKAFKEVLPNVPAVAVFDTAFHQTMPEQSYLYSLPYEYYEKYGIRKYGFHGTSHKYVTERAAELLGRPLEDLRLISCHLGNGASIAAVEGGKSIDTSMGFTPLAGVAMGTRSGNIDPALIPYIMEKTDQTADEVLNTLNKKSGLLGISGFSSDLRDIVEATKEGNERAETALEVFASRIHKYIGSYAARMSGVDAIIFTAGIGENSVEVRERVLRGLEFMGVYWDPALNNVRGEEAFISYPHSPVKVIIIPTDEEVMIARDVVRLAQ, encoded by the coding sequence ATGTCTAAAATTATTGCAATTAACGCAGGAAGCTCATCTTTAAAATTTCAGTTATTCGAAATGCCTTCAGAAAAGGTGCTAACAAAAGGTTTAGTAGAACGGATCGGTATCGCCGACAGCGTTTTCACTATCTCTGTTAACGGCGAAAAAAATACAGAAGTCACAGATATTCCGGATCACGCGGTTGCGGTGAAGATGCTGCTTCACAAGCTGACTGAATTCGGTATTATAAAGGATTTAAATGAAATTGACGGAATCGGCCACCGTGTTGTGCACGGCGGAGAAAAATTCAGCGATTCTGTTTTGCTTACAGATGAAACAATCAGTGAGATTGAAGAGATTTCAGAACTTGCGCCGCTTCACAACCCGGCAAACATCGTCGGCATTAAAGCCTTTAAAGAAGTGCTTCCGAATGTGCCTGCGGTTGCAGTGTTTGATACGGCGTTCCACCAAACGATGCCTGAGCAATCTTATCTGTACAGCCTTCCGTATGAATACTACGAGAAATACGGCATTCGCAAATACGGTTTCCACGGCACGTCTCATAAATACGTGACAGAGCGCGCAGCTGAGCTTCTCGGCCGTCCGCTTGAAGATTTGCGCCTGATTTCCTGCCACTTGGGTAACGGAGCAAGTATCGCAGCCGTTGAAGGCGGAAAATCCATTGATACGTCAATGGGCTTCACCCCGCTTGCGGGTGTGGCGATGGGAACACGTTCAGGAAACATCGACCCTGCCTTGATTCCGTATATTATGGAAAAAACAGATCAGACGGCGGATGAAGTATTAAATACATTAAATAAGAAGAGCGGACTGCTTGGCATATCCGGCTTCTCAAGCGACCTTCGCGATATTGTAGAAGCTACAAAAGAAGGCAACGAAAGAGCGGAAACGGCTCTTGAAGTGTTCGCAAGCAGAATCCATAAATACATTGGTTCTTACGCGGCGAGAATGAGCGGCGTTGACGCCATTATTTTCACGGCCGGTATCGGTGAAAACAGCGTTGAAGTCAGAGAACGCGTACTTCGCGGCTTAGAATTCATGGGTGTTTATTGGGATCCTGCGCTGAACAACGTGCGCGGCGAGGAAGCGTTTATCAGCTATCCTCACTCTCCTGTCAAAGTCATCATCATTCCGACTGATGAAGAGGTCATGATCGCACGCGACGTTGTCCGCCTTGCACAGTAA
- a CDS encoding class I SAM-dependent methyltransferase yields MQHDHVGQIYELLDEAAKVIAEGLQLSYIEGLAEAGEMYFLETAEQLPLQEKQTGELKSLLAKADFKKWEHEWIRKAFQLAILKGLKDKSHPNRQMTPDTIGLFISYLVNKFTGSQKGLTLLDPACGTGNLLLTAANQLSDKAAKSFGIDIDDVLLKIAYAQANLQEKEMELFCQDSLQPLFIEQADAVICDLPVGYYPNDEGAEAFELKADEGHSFAHHLFIEQSVKHTKPGGYLFFMIPNHLFDSAQSDKLKQFLAEKVYINALLQLPATLFKDEAQAKSILILQKKGGDANPPKQTLLANLPSFANQQAMREMMAKLDQWIQKEK; encoded by the coding sequence ATGCAACACGACCATGTCGGTCAGATTTATGAACTTTTAGATGAAGCCGCCAAAGTGATAGCAGAAGGCCTTCAGCTGTCCTATATTGAGGGGCTTGCGGAAGCGGGAGAGATGTATTTTCTCGAAACGGCCGAACAGCTGCCGCTTCAGGAAAAGCAAACCGGCGAGCTTAAAAGCCTGCTTGCGAAAGCAGACTTCAAAAAATGGGAGCATGAATGGATCCGCAAGGCGTTCCAGCTCGCCATTTTAAAAGGGCTGAAAGATAAATCCCATCCGAACAGACAGATGACGCCTGATACGATCGGCCTTTTCATCAGTTACCTCGTGAATAAATTTACGGGCAGCCAAAAAGGCCTGACATTGCTGGACCCCGCCTGCGGCACCGGAAATCTTCTGCTGACCGCGGCAAACCAGCTTTCTGACAAAGCGGCAAAAAGCTTCGGCATTGATATTGATGATGTCCTTCTGAAGATTGCTTATGCCCAAGCGAATCTGCAGGAAAAAGAAATGGAGCTGTTCTGCCAGGACAGTCTTCAGCCGTTATTTATCGAACAGGCTGATGCGGTCATCTGCGATCTGCCGGTCGGCTACTATCCGAATGACGAAGGCGCTGAAGCGTTTGAGCTGAAAGCAGATGAAGGCCACTCATTTGCCCACCACTTATTTATTGAGCAGAGCGTCAAGCATACAAAACCGGGCGGATACTTATTTTTTATGATCCCGAATCATTTGTTTGACAGCGCCCAAAGCGATAAACTGAAGCAGTTTTTGGCGGAAAAAGTGTATATTAACGCTCTTCTTCAGCTGCCGGCTACTCTGTTTAAAGACGAAGCGCAGGCAAAGAGCATTTTAATTTTGCAGAAAAAAGGCGGAGACGCAAACCCGCCGAAACAAACGCTTTTGGCGAATCTTCCTTCCTTCGCGAACCAGCAGGCGATGCGGGAGATGATGGCAAAATTGGATCAATGGATTCAAAAAGAAAAATAA
- the tpx gene encoding thiol peroxidase → MAEITFKGGAVTLIGQEVKPGDQAPDFTVLTNGLEEKTLADMKGKVTIISVIPSIDTGVCDAQTRRFNEEAAKLGDVNVYTISADLPFAQARWCGANGIDKVETLSDHKEMSFGEAFGVYIKELRLLARSVFVLDQDGKVVYAEYVSEATNHPNYEKPIEAAKALIK, encoded by the coding sequence ATGGCTGAAATTACATTTAAAGGCGGAGCCGTGACGCTGATCGGACAAGAAGTGAAACCGGGTGACCAAGCTCCTGACTTTACGGTTTTGACAAACGGATTAGAAGAGAAGACATTAGCAGATATGAAAGGAAAAGTAACGATCATATCTGTTATTCCTTCCATTGACACAGGCGTATGTGATGCACAGACGCGCCGCTTCAACGAAGAAGCAGCAAAACTCGGTGATGTGAACGTTTATACAATCAGTGCCGACCTCCCGTTTGCACAAGCGCGCTGGTGCGGAGCGAACGGAATTGATAAAGTTGAAACATTATCGGATCATAAAGAGATGTCATTTGGTGAAGCATTCGGTGTTTACATCAAAGAACTTCGTCTTTTGGCACGTTCCGTTTTCGTTCTCGACCAAGACGGAAAAGTCGTTTACGCTGAATATGTAAGTGAAGCGACAAACCACCCGAATTATGAAAAGCCTATCGAAGCTGCAAAAGCGTTAATCAAGTAA
- the ytfJ gene encoding GerW family sporulation protein yields the protein MADHPIQGLMKTAMENLKEMIDVNTIIGDPVETPDGSVILTVSKVGFGFAAGGSEFGGKPAEKRTEDDERKEQKLPFGGGSGGGVSITPIAFLIVGTNGVRMLHLDENTHLIDKLLDSAPQTIERIQHMFKKNEKGRNQKRTDIDL from the coding sequence ATGGCAGACCATCCCATTCAAGGTTTAATGAAAACCGCTATGGAAAATTTAAAAGAAATGATTGACGTAAATACAATCATCGGCGATCCGGTTGAAACGCCTGACGGCAGCGTAATCTTAACGGTATCAAAAGTCGGCTTCGGATTTGCGGCGGGCGGAAGCGAGTTTGGAGGAAAGCCGGCTGAAAAAAGAACCGAGGACGATGAAAGAAAAGAGCAGAAGCTCCCGTTCGGCGGCGGAAGCGGCGGCGGAGTATCCATTACGCCGATTGCGTTTCTGATTGTCGGAACAAACGGCGTGCGTATGCTTCATTTAGACGAAAACACCCATCTGATTGATAAATTGTTAGACTCCGCGCCTCAAACGATTGAACGCATCCAGCATATGTTTAAAAAGAATGAAAAAGGCCGGAACCAAAAAAGAACGGATATCGATTTATAA
- a CDS encoding DUF2953 domain-containing protein, translating to MGYAAAAVILILILAWLLMRMKIHLTFEYLHDKDNDKMTFKLSALYGLIRIKKTWPVIKINSEDASIDVKQDTKSEMKGQQKKKKKITFEDVKQTIDRIEMILQQVVRMRQIGASFLAGVRVTKFEWVTVIGIKDAAVTGIAAGGVWAVKGGLTAMLYDHLRFIHKPVCEVIPSFQVPASKTHLQCIFFFRFGHLIGAAFKLLKYGRNGLSIIRKKQPVPVASKNDSSV from the coding sequence ATGGGATATGCCGCAGCAGCTGTTATTCTCATTCTCATTTTGGCCTGGCTGCTCATGAGGATGAAAATCCATCTGACTTTCGAATATCTGCATGATAAAGATAACGACAAAATGACGTTTAAACTCTCGGCCTTATACGGGCTGATCCGTATAAAAAAAACGTGGCCCGTCATTAAAATAAACAGCGAAGATGCGTCAATTGATGTTAAACAGGACACGAAATCCGAAATGAAAGGCCAGCAGAAAAAGAAGAAAAAAATCACATTTGAAGATGTCAAACAGACCATTGACAGAATAGAAATGATTCTGCAACAGGTCGTCAGGATGCGCCAAATCGGTGCTTCGTTTCTTGCGGGAGTCCGTGTGACGAAGTTCGAATGGGTGACGGTTATCGGAATAAAGGACGCTGCCGTTACGGGAATCGCCGCCGGAGGCGTGTGGGCCGTAAAGGGGGGCCTTACGGCGATGCTGTACGACCATCTGCGTTTTATACATAAACCGGTGTGCGAAGTCATTCCGTCTTTTCAAGTGCCTGCTTCCAAGACGCATTTGCAGTGTATATTCTTTTTTCGTTTTGGACATCTTATAGGTGCAGCTTTCAAATTGCTCAAATACGGGCGGAACGGACTTTCTATCATACGAAAGAAACAGCCGGTTCCGGTTGCTTCAAAGAATGATTCATCAGTTTAA
- a CDS encoding RDD family protein, translating to MDAIYEGFQGKEEEAAQQEALEPAYAGFWIRFWAFLLDWLVIWGLNHLIVSPVFTLMNLPKTSGMFTISVYSVTTLIVYLAYFVFMTKWFHQTLGKMVFGLKVTPLAPGKPLTWGTVIFREAVGRYIDKIWILYIVIAFTPKKQGIHDLIADTTVIHEALYRK from the coding sequence ATGGACGCGATTTACGAAGGCTTTCAAGGCAAAGAAGAGGAAGCCGCACAACAGGAGGCGCTCGAGCCGGCATACGCGGGCTTTTGGATCAGATTTTGGGCGTTTCTTCTCGATTGGCTGGTGATCTGGGGACTTAACCATCTCATCGTTTCACCGGTTTTCACGCTGATGAATCTCCCGAAAACAAGCGGAATGTTTACAATCTCAGTCTATTCCGTCACAACCCTGATCGTCTACCTCGCCTATTTTGTGTTCATGACAAAATGGTTTCATCAGACACTCGGCAAAATGGTTTTCGGGTTAAAGGTCACTCCTTTGGCGCCCGGAAAGCCGCTGACATGGGGCACCGTCATTTTCAGAGAAGCGGTGGGGCGTTATATCGATAAAATCTGGATTCTTTACATCGTCATTGCGTTTACGCCCAAAAAGCAGGGAATTCACGATCTGATTGCTGACACCACGGTGATTCACGAAGCGCTGTACCGTAAATAA
- the sppA gene encoding signal peptide peptidase SppA has product MNAKRWIALVIAIGIFGVSVIASVTVGVLKNVGDTGGGFASLTDDSEEVTLDEGSPGSKIAVLEVDGTIEDSGESAGLLSSGGYDHRSFLKHIERAKEDKNVKGIVLKINSPGGGVYESAEIHKKLEELKKETKKPIYVSMGSMAASGGYYISTAADKIYASPETLTGSLGVIMESVNYSKLADELGIKFETIKSGAHKDIMSPTRDMTKEERKIMQTMVNDSYEGFVNVISKGRHMSKADVKKIADGRVYDGRQAKKIGLVDELGFYDDTISAMKKDHKNMKNASVITYEEGFGLGSLFSMSAAKMFKSEIDFLNMKELISQSGSPRMMYLYAK; this is encoded by the coding sequence ATGAATGCAAAAAGATGGATTGCGCTCGTCATCGCCATCGGCATTTTCGGCGTATCAGTAATCGCAAGTGTGACCGTCGGGGTGCTGAAAAATGTCGGAGATACAGGGGGTGGCTTTGCCTCGCTGACAGATGACTCAGAGGAAGTGACGCTTGATGAGGGCAGCCCCGGCAGTAAAATCGCCGTGCTTGAAGTGGACGGCACGATCGAGGACAGCGGCGAGTCCGCAGGCCTGCTCAGCTCAGGCGGGTATGATCACAGATCGTTCTTAAAACATATTGAGCGTGCGAAAGAAGATAAAAACGTCAAAGGAATTGTCCTGAAAATCAATTCCCCTGGCGGAGGCGTATACGAAAGCGCGGAAATACATAAAAAACTGGAAGAACTAAAGAAAGAAACGAAGAAACCGATATACGTATCCATGGGCTCCATGGCGGCATCGGGAGGCTACTATATCTCAACCGCCGCCGATAAGATCTATGCTTCACCGGAAACGCTCACAGGCTCACTCGGCGTCATTATGGAAAGCGTCAATTACTCTAAGCTTGCCGATGAACTCGGCATCAAATTTGAAACGATTAAAAGCGGCGCGCATAAAGACATCATGTCTCCGACCCGCGACATGACGAAGGAAGAAAGAAAGATCATGCAGACGATGGTCAACGATTCTTATGAAGGATTTGTCAATGTCATTTCAAAAGGGCGGCACATGTCAAAAGCTGATGTGAAAAAAATTGCCGACGGCCGTGTCTATGACGGCAGACAGGCTAAAAAAATCGGCCTTGTTGATGAACTCGGTTTTTACGATGATACGATCAGCGCGATGAAAAAGGATCATAAAAATATGAAAAACGCTTCAGTCATCACATACGAAGAAGGATTCGGATTAGGCTCGCTCTTTTCGATGAGCGCAGCGAAAATGTTTAAAAGCGAAATTGATTTTCTGAATATGAAAGAGCTTATTTCGCAATCCGGTTCGCCGCGGATGATGTATCTCTATGCAAAGTAG
- a CDS encoding NAD kinase → MTDLRRNVYFFHKQDNETKEQVSSLMQLAESHGFTVAAHPEDAGIIASIGSDGSFLQAVRKTGFRDDCLYVGIAKKGKAHLYCDFHSDEPEKMADSMTAEQLEVRKYPLIHVTVDGSNHFHCLNEVSIRSSIIKTFVMDVLIDDLHFETFRGDGMIISTPTGSTAYNKSVSGAVVDPLISCMQVSELASLNNNTYRTLGSPFILSSDRKLTLQVVQDGNEHPIIGLDNEALSTRNVKKVEITLSDKKIKTVKLKDNSFWEKVKRSFLS, encoded by the coding sequence ATGACCGATCTTCGCCGCAATGTTTATTTTTTTCACAAACAAGACAACGAAACAAAAGAACAAGTCAGCTCTCTTATGCAATTGGCTGAATCGCACGGTTTTACAGTTGCGGCTCACCCGGAGGATGCGGGGATTATCGCCAGCATCGGCAGCGACGGCTCATTTCTGCAGGCCGTCAGAAAAACCGGATTCCGTGACGACTGCCTGTATGTCGGCATCGCTAAAAAAGGAAAAGCCCATTTGTACTGTGATTTTCACAGCGATGAGCCTGAAAAAATGGCGGACAGCATGACCGCGGAACAGCTTGAGGTCAGAAAATACCCTCTTATTCACGTAACGGTGGACGGCAGCAATCATTTTCACTGTTTAAACGAGGTTTCCATCCGTTCAAGCATTATTAAAACGTTTGTGATGGATGTGTTAATTGATGATCTTCACTTTGAAACATTCAGGGGAGACGGCATGATCATTTCCACCCCGACAGGCAGCACAGCCTACAATAAATCCGTATCAGGCGCGGTTGTCGATCCTTTGATTTCCTGCATGCAGGTATCCGAACTGGCCTCTTTGAACAACAACACATATCGAACACTCGGATCTCCGTTTATTTTAAGCTCGGACAGGAAGCTGACACTGCAAGTGGTGCAGGACGGCAATGAGCATCCGATTATCGGACTTGATAATGAAGCGCTCAGCACGCGGAATGTCAAAAAAGTTGAGATTACACTTTCCGATAAAAAGATCAAGACGGTGAAACTGAAAGACAACTCTTTCTGGGAAAAAGTAAAGCGCTCATTTTTATCATAA
- a CDS encoding amidohydrolase → MKAIWHGGTIYTMLEENHVTEAVYTEGGVIRQTGSFQELRETYGSPDTEEIDLHGAVMFPGFTDSHMHLIGHGEKQLRLDLSQLTSKEAILQAVKEAERELEDGEWLIGEGWDENLFERPVYVTKHDLDPLFPDRPVLLKRVCRHAVAVNSAALRAAGITNETPDPNGGIIARDSAGPTGLLLDKAQELVTQALPPVSLHYVKRALQTAVTDCWSKGLTGGHSEDLAYYGDASVPVAAYESITGSGLFPFRAHLLVHHEAVDRWSTLDKSTGPYLEYGAMKIFADGALGGRTALLKQPYHDDPSVSGVQVHDDKTLASLVSKAREKGMEIAVHAIGDLAFEKVLDVIERYPAKPGQLDRLIHAQVLDDGLIERAARLPIGLDLQPHFVASDFPWVIDRLGEERMKTAFAWKTLLSKGLLCAGGSDAPIEPADPLLGIQSAVLRTSKQHPEGPAYYEKECLTVYEAIQLYTEGSAAIIHKEHSRGRIAPGYDADFTILSGDPFKMDPKSLHKLEAVKTVVGGRIVYEKEDRR, encoded by the coding sequence ATGAAAGCGATTTGGCACGGCGGCACCATTTATACAATGCTTGAGGAGAACCATGTCACTGAAGCCGTTTATACTGAAGGCGGCGTCATCAGACAGACGGGCAGCTTTCAGGAGCTCCGTGAAACATACGGTTCGCCTGATACGGAGGAAATCGATTTACATGGAGCAGTCATGTTTCCCGGGTTTACGGACAGTCATATGCATTTAATCGGACACGGTGAAAAACAGCTTCGCCTTGATTTGTCGCAGCTGACATCAAAAGAAGCAATACTGCAAGCCGTTAAAGAAGCAGAGCGTGAATTGGAAGATGGTGAATGGCTGATCGGCGAAGGCTGGGATGAAAATCTGTTTGAGCGGCCGGTTTACGTAACGAAGCATGACCTTGACCCGCTCTTTCCCGACCGTCCCGTCCTGCTGAAGCGGGTATGCAGGCACGCCGTTGCGGTCAATTCGGCCGCATTGCGAGCTGCTGGGATTACAAACGAAACACCTGATCCAAACGGCGGGATTATCGCCCGGGACAGCGCCGGTCCGACAGGCCTTCTGCTGGATAAAGCCCAAGAGCTTGTGACACAGGCTCTTCCGCCCGTCTCACTTCACTATGTCAAACGCGCTCTTCAAACGGCGGTCACGGACTGCTGGTCAAAAGGCCTGACCGGCGGGCATTCAGAGGATCTGGCATACTACGGAGACGCGTCCGTTCCCGTTGCCGCGTACGAGTCAATAACCGGCAGCGGCCTTTTTCCTTTTCGCGCCCATCTGCTCGTTCATCACGAAGCCGTCGACAGGTGGAGCACTCTGGACAAGTCGACCGGCCCGTATCTGGAATACGGAGCGATGAAAATCTTTGCAGACGGCGCGCTCGGCGGCAGAACAGCCCTATTGAAACAGCCTTATCATGATGATCCGTCTGTTTCCGGCGTTCAGGTGCATGATGACAAAACACTTGCCTCTCTTGTTTCTAAAGCGAGAGAGAAAGGGATGGAAATCGCCGTGCACGCGATTGGCGACCTCGCATTTGAAAAGGTGCTGGATGTTATCGAAAGATATCCGGCAAAGCCCGGACAGCTTGACAGGCTCATTCATGCGCAGGTTTTAGATGACGGTCTGATTGAAAGAGCCGCCCGGCTTCCGATCGGCCTTGATCTTCAGCCGCATTTTGTCGCCAGTGATTTTCCGTGGGTGATTGACCGGCTCGGCGAAGAGCGGATGAAAACGGCTTTTGCCTGGAAAACACTGCTGTCAAAAGGGCTGCTGTGCGCCGGAGGTTCAGATGCCCCGATAGAACCGGCCGATCCGCTTCTGGGCATTCAATCGGCTGTGCTCCGTACTAGCAAGCAGCACCCTGAAGGTCCGGCCTATTATGAAAAAGAGTGTCTGACCGTGTACGAAGCCATTCAGCTTTACACGGAGGGAAGCGCGGCAATCATCCATAAAGAACATAGCCGCGGACGGATAGCCCCCGGCTATGATGCCGACTTTACCATTCTCAGTGGTGATCCGTTTAAAATGGACCCGAAAAGTCTTCATAAACTGGAAGCTGTCAAAACCGTCGTCGGCGGCCGTATTGTATATGAAAAAGAGGACAGGCGTTAA